In one window of bacterium DNA:
- a CDS encoding NAD(P)-dependent oxidoreductase — translation MKIGVFKYEDWEKEHLEKGLRGTHEIVFFTDCLTKDSVLADTDFETILVFVDSAVTAETLNKFPNLKLVATRSTGYDHIDLAAAKERGITVAYVPAYGEETVAEYTFALLLSLTRKIYESYDRVREEGSFALTGLRGVDLNKKTIGVIGTGKIGKNVIQIAKGFDMNVIAYDPYPSEDSAKKFGFSYKSFEDVLKESDVITIHVPYMESTHHLLNGKAFSLMKKGTYLINTSRGGIIETTALVDALNKGIIAGAGLDVLEEEGAIKDELHLLTEGHYKEHDLKTVLADHVLIDMPNVIVTPHNAFNTNEALRRITDTTIQNVNNFMSGGEVFTVK, via the coding sequence ATGAAAATCGGGGTATTTAAATACGAAGATTGGGAAAAAGAACATTTGGAAAAAGGTTTGCGAGGAACGCATGAGATTGTTTTTTTTACTGATTGTCTCACAAAAGATTCGGTCCTTGCTGATACCGATTTTGAGACTATCCTTGTTTTTGTCGATTCGGCTGTAACTGCCGAAACGCTGAATAAATTCCCGAATCTAAAACTTGTCGCCACTCGCTCAACCGGATACGACCATATCGACCTTGCTGCGGCAAAAGAAAGGGGAATTACGGTGGCGTACGTTCCCGCATACGGAGAAGAAACGGTGGCAGAATACACATTTGCGCTCCTTCTGTCTTTGACAAGGAAAATATATGAGAGTTACGATAGGGTGCGTGAAGAAGGAAGTTTCGCTCTCACTGGTCTTCGGGGAGTTGACCTCAACAAAAAAACAATCGGGGTTATTGGGACGGGAAAAATCGGGAAAAATGTCATCCAGATTGCCAAAGGCTTTGACATGAATGTTATCGCCTACGATCCGTATCCCAGCGAAGATTCCGCAAAAAAATTCGGCTTCTCCTACAAATCTTTTGAAGACGTACTCAAAGAAAGTGATGTAATTACTATCCATGTTCCATATATGGAAAGCACGCACCATCTGTTGAATGGAAAAGCTTTTTCTCTTATGAAAAAAGGAACATATCTTATCAATACAAGCAGAGGAGGAATTATAGAAACCACCGCTCTTGTGGATGCTCTCAATAAAGGAATCATTGCAGGCGCCGGGCTTGATGTCCTGGAAGAAGAAGGAGCTATAAAAGACGAACTGCATCTTCTCACGGAAGGACACTATAAAGAGCATGATTTAAAAACCGTTCTTGCCGACCATGTGCTTATTGATATGCCAAATGTGATTGTTACCCCGCATAACGCTTTTAATACTAATGAGGCATTACGTCGCATTACCGATACAACAATCCAAAACGTGAATAATTTCATGTCTGGCGGGGAAGTGTTTACTGTGAAATAA